The Candidatus Cloacimonadota bacterium genome has a segment encoding these proteins:
- a CDS encoding carboxypeptidase M32, producing MQKKVERFKRMIMEVTDLGHAEAVLGWDQQVYMPRGGGEDRGDILETIASLAHQKFTCNEMGELL from the coding sequence ATGCAAAAAAAGGTAGAGCGGTTTAAGCGCATGATCATGGAAGTCACCGACCTGGGACACGCGGAAGCCGTGTTGGGGTGGGACCAGCAGGTGTATATGCCGCGCGGTGGCGGAGAAGACCGCGGAGATATCCTGGAAACGATCGCCAGCCTGGCGCATCAGAAGTTCACTTGCAACGAGATGGGAGAACTGCT